From one Erinaceus europaeus chromosome 4, mEriEur2.1, whole genome shotgun sequence genomic stretch:
- the AGER gene encoding advanced glycosylation end product-specific receptor isoform X1, with the protein MTAGAAMETWVLVLSLWGAVSGQNITAPIGKPLVLKCKGAPRKPPQQLEWKLNTGRTEAWKVLSPQGGSWESVAHVLPNGSLLLPTIDIQDEGTFRCQATSRSGKDIKTNYQVQVYQTPKKPKIVDSASKLTVGVPNKVGTCVSEGGYPEGTLSWHLDGKPLIPDGKGVSVKEEASRYPETGLFRLQSELLVMPDQGGLHVNFSCSFNPGLPRRRAQHSAPIWLSIGEPVEKIQLAVDPEGGAVVPGGTVTLTCESSVQPTPEIHWIKDGMLLSLPPSPVLLLSEVGPEDQGIYSCVVTHPTHGPQESHPVTISFIETGEGRPTADSVEGSGLGTLPLVLGILGGLTTAALLIGIIMWQRKRRQGEERKSPENQEEEERAELNQSQEPETTESSAGGP; encoded by the exons ATGACAGCAGGGGCAGCCATGGAAACCTGGGTGCTGGTCCTCAGTCTGtggg GGGCAGTAAGTGGCCAAAACATCACAGCTCCGATCGGGAAGCCACTAGTGCTGAAGTGTAAGGGGGCCCCTAGGAAACCCCCCCAGCAGCTGGAATGGAAACTG AACACAGGTCGAACTGAAGCTTGGaaggtgctgtctccccagggagGGTCCTGGGAGAGTGTGGCTCATGTCCTCCCCAATGGCTCCCTCCTCCTGCCAACTATTGATATCCAGGATGAGGGGACTTTCCGGTGCCAGGCAACAAGCCGCAGTGGAAAGGATATCAAGACCAACTACCAAGTCCAAGTCTACC agACTCCCAAGAAGCCAAAGATTGTTGATTCTGCCTCGAAACTCACAGTTGGTGTCCCTAATAAG GTGGGGACATGTGTATCTGAGGGAGGCTACCCTGAAGGGACTCTTAGCTGGCACTTGGACGGGAAACCCTTGATACCTGATGGCAAAG GGGTGTCGGTAAAGGAAGAGGCCAGTAGATACCCTGAAACAGGACTTTTCAGACTCCAGTCAGAGCTGTTGGTGATGCCAGACCAGGGGGGTCTGCATGTCAACTTCTCCTGTAGCTTTAATCCTGGCCTTCCAAGGCGCAGAGCCCAGCACTCAGCCCCTATCTGGCTTAGTATTGGGG AGCCTGTGGAGAAAATCCAGTTGGCAGTGgacccagaaggtggtgcagtagttCCTGGTGGTACTGTGACCCTGACATGTGAAAGTTCTGTCCAGCCTACTCCTGAAATCCACTGGATCAAGGAT GGCATGCTCCTGTCCCTTCCTCCCAGCCCAGTGCTGTTACTGTCTGAGGTCGGCCCTGAGGATCAGGGCATCTACAGCTGTGTGGTCACCCATCCCACCCATGGGCCTCAGGAAAGTCATCCTGTCACCATCAGCTTCATCG AAACAGGTGAGGGTAGACCAACTGCAG ACTCCGTGGAAGGGTCAGGGCTGGGAACTCTACCCCTGGTCCTGGGGATCCTGGGAGGCCTAACCACAGCTGCCCTGCTCATTGGGATCATCATGTGGCAAAGGAAGCGACGtcaaggagaggagag GAAGTCCCCAGAAAACCAGGAAGAGGAGGAACGTGCAGAGCTGAATCAGTCGCAGGAGCCCGAGACAACTgagagcagtgcaggagggccctGA
- the GPSM3 gene encoding G-protein-signaling modulator 3 isoform X6: protein METEPERSQEEEDGEQGHHQDEHSWPSVNTTSRPWRSAPPSPPPPGTHHTVLGPRSASLLSLQTELLLDLVAEAQSRRLEEQRATFQAPQNPPSIARAPPRPLEDREQLYSTILSHQCQRMEAQRSEPPLPPGGQELLELLLRVQGGGRMEEQRSRPPTHTC, encoded by the exons ATGGAGACCGAGCCTGAAAGATCCCAGGAAGAAGAGGATGGTGAGCAG GGACATCACCAAGATGAGCACAGTTGGCCTTCTGTGAACACCACCAGTCGGCCTTGGCGATCTgctcctccttccccccctcctccAGGGACCCACCATACAG tcCTGGGGCCCCGCTCCGCCTCCCTGCTCTCCCTGCAGACAGAGCTCCTTTTGGATCTGGTGGCTGAGGCCCAGTCCCGCCGCCTAGAGGAACAAAGGGCCACCTTCCAAGCCCCCCAGAACCCCCCAAGCATAGCCCGAGCCCCACCTCGGCCTCTTGAGGACAGAGAACAGCTCTACAGCACCATCCTCAGTCACCAG TGCCAGCGGATGGAAGCCCAGAGGTCAgagcctcccctgcccccaggggGGCAGGAGCTCCTGGAGTTGCTGCTGAGAGTTCAAGGTGGTGGTCGGATGGAAGAGCAAAGGTccaggccccccacacacacctgctga
- the PBX2 gene encoding pre-B-cell leukemia transcription factor 2 produces MDERLLGPPPPGGGRGGLGLVGGEPGAPGEPPGGGDPGGSSGGVPGGRGKQDIGDILQQIMTITDQSLDEAQAKKHALNCHRMKPALFSVLCEIKEKTGLSIRSSQEEEPVDPQLMRLDNMLLAEGVAGPEKGGGSAAAAAAAAASGGGVSPDNSIEHSDYRSKLAQIRHIYHSELEKYEQACNEFTTHVMNLLREQSRTRPVAPKEMERMVSIIHRKFSAIQMQLKQSTCEAVMILRSRFLDARRKRRNFSKQATEVLNEYFYSHLSNPYPSEEAKEELAKKCGITVSQVSNWFGNKRIRYKKNIGKFQEEANIYAVKTAVSVTQGGHSRTSSPTPPSSAGSGGSFNLSGSGDMFLGMPSLNGDSYSASQVESLRHSMGPGGYGENLGGGQMYSPREMRANGGWQEAVTPSSVTSPTEGPGSVHSDTSN; encoded by the exons ATGGACGAGCGGCTGCTGGGGCCGCCCCCTCCGGGCGGGGGCCGGGGGGGCCTGGGACTggtgggtggggagcctggggccccTGGCGAGCCTCCGGGTGGTGGAGACCCCGGAGGGAGTAGCGGGGGGGTCCCGGGAGGCCGAGGGAAGCAAGACATCGGGGATATTCTGCAGCAGATAATGACCATCACGGACCAGAGCCTGGACGAAGCCCAGGCCAA GAAACACGCCCTAAACTGCCACCGAATGAAGCCTGCTCTCTTTAGCGTCCTGTGTGAAATCAAGGAGAAAACTG GCCTCAGCATTCGAAGCTCCCAAGAGGAAGAGCCCGTGGACCCACAGCTGATGCGCTTGGACAACATGCTCCTGGCAGAGGGTGTGGCTGGccctgagaaaggagggggctcCGCAGCAGCAGCTGCAGCCGCTGCAGCATCAGGGGGTGGTGTGTCCCCTGACAACTCCATCGAACACTCGGACTACCGCAGCAAACTTGCCCAGATCCGCCACATCTACCATTCAGAGCTGGAGAAATATGAGCAG GCATGTAATGAGTTCACGACCCATGTCATGAACCTGCTGAGGGAGCAGAGCCGCACGAGGCCCGTGGCCCCCAAGGAAATGGAGCGGATGGTGAGCATCATCCATCGAAAGTTCAGCGCCATCCAGATGCAGCTCAAGCAGAGCACCTGTGAGGCCGTCATGATCTTGCGTTCCCGCTTCCTGGATGCCAG GCGAAAACGCCGTAACTTCAGCAAGCAGGCCACTGAGGTCCTGAATGAGTACTTCTACTCACACCTGAGTAACCCATATCCTAGTGAAGAGGCTAAGGAGGAGCTTGCCAAGAAGTGTGGAATCACTGTCTCTCAG GTCTCCAACTGGTTTGGCAACAAGCGGATTCGCTATAAGAAAAATATTGGCAAGTTCCAAGAGGAAGCAAACATCTATGCTGTCAAGACGGCAGTGTCAGTGACCCAGGGGGGACACAGCCGCACCAGCTCCCCGACACCcccttcctctgcag GCTCTGGTGGCTCTTTCAATCTCTCAGGATCCGGAGACATGTTTCTTGGAATGCCCAGCCTCAATGGAGACTCCTATTCTGCCTCCCAG GTGGAATCACTCCGACACTCCATGGGGCCAGGGGGCTATGGGGAAAACCTTGGGGGAGGCCAGATGTACAGCCCTCGGGAAATGAGG GCAAATGGCGGCTGGCAGGAGGCTGTGACCCCATCCTCAGTGACATCCCCAACAGAAGGACCAGGGAGCGTTCATTCCGACACTTCCAACTGA
- the AGER gene encoding advanced glycosylation end product-specific receptor isoform X2, with the protein MTAGAAMETWVLVLSLWGAVSGQNITAPIGKPLVLKCKGAPRKPPQQLEWKLNTGRTEAWKVLSPQGGSWESVAHVLPNGSLLLPTIDIQDEGTFRCQATSRSGKDIKTNYQVQVYQTPKKPKIVDSASKLTVGVPNKVMEEERSKHNPENGPSVGTCVSEGGYPEGTLSWHLDGKPLIPDGKGVSVKEEASRYPETGLFRLQSELLVMPDQGGLHVNFSCSFNPGLPRRRAQHSAPIWLSIGEPVEKIQLAVDPEGGAVVPGGTVTLTCESSVQPTPEIHWIKDGMLLSLPPSPVLLLSEVGPEDQGIYSCVVTHPTHGPQESHPVTISFIETGEGRPTADSVEGSGLGTLPLVLGILGGLTTAALLIGIIMWQRKRRQGEERKSPENQEEEERAELNQSQEPETTESSAGGP; encoded by the exons ATGACAGCAGGGGCAGCCATGGAAACCTGGGTGCTGGTCCTCAGTCTGtggg GGGCAGTAAGTGGCCAAAACATCACAGCTCCGATCGGGAAGCCACTAGTGCTGAAGTGTAAGGGGGCCCCTAGGAAACCCCCCCAGCAGCTGGAATGGAAACTG AACACAGGTCGAACTGAAGCTTGGaaggtgctgtctccccagggagGGTCCTGGGAGAGTGTGGCTCATGTCCTCCCCAATGGCTCCCTCCTCCTGCCAACTATTGATATCCAGGATGAGGGGACTTTCCGGTGCCAGGCAACAAGCCGCAGTGGAAAGGATATCAAGACCAACTACCAAGTCCAAGTCTACC agACTCCCAAGAAGCCAAAGATTGTTGATTCTGCCTCGAAACTCACAGTTGGTGTCCCTAATAAGGTAATGGAAGAGGAAAGAAGTAAACATAATCCTGAGAATGGGCCGAGT GTGGGGACATGTGTATCTGAGGGAGGCTACCCTGAAGGGACTCTTAGCTGGCACTTGGACGGGAAACCCTTGATACCTGATGGCAAAG GGGTGTCGGTAAAGGAAGAGGCCAGTAGATACCCTGAAACAGGACTTTTCAGACTCCAGTCAGAGCTGTTGGTGATGCCAGACCAGGGGGGTCTGCATGTCAACTTCTCCTGTAGCTTTAATCCTGGCCTTCCAAGGCGCAGAGCCCAGCACTCAGCCCCTATCTGGCTTAGTATTGGGG AGCCTGTGGAGAAAATCCAGTTGGCAGTGgacccagaaggtggtgcagtagttCCTGGTGGTACTGTGACCCTGACATGTGAAAGTTCTGTCCAGCCTACTCCTGAAATCCACTGGATCAAGGAT GGCATGCTCCTGTCCCTTCCTCCCAGCCCAGTGCTGTTACTGTCTGAGGTCGGCCCTGAGGATCAGGGCATCTACAGCTGTGTGGTCACCCATCCCACCCATGGGCCTCAGGAAAGTCATCCTGTCACCATCAGCTTCATCG AAACAGGTGAGGGTAGACCAACTGCAG ACTCCGTGGAAGGGTCAGGGCTGGGAACTCTACCCCTGGTCCTGGGGATCCTGGGAGGCCTAACCACAGCTGCCCTGCTCATTGGGATCATCATGTGGCAAAGGAAGCGACGtcaaggagaggagag GAAGTCCCCAGAAAACCAGGAAGAGGAGGAACGTGCAGAGCTGAATCAGTCGCAGGAGCCCGAGACAACTgagagcagtgcaggagggccctGA
- the GPSM3 gene encoding G-protein-signaling modulator 3 isoform X2 produces MGGLTRNPASCSVPRHPAPGSPPPFQPPLLSGTPGGSGPSPKGQLSLRSVSPLQGMETEPERSQEEEDGEQGHHQDEHSWPSVNTTSRPWRSAPPSPPPPGTHHTVLGPRSASLLSLQTELLLDLVAEAQSRRLEEQRATFQAPQNPPSIARAPPRPLEDREQLYSTILSHQCQRMEAQRSEPPLPPGGQELLELLLRVQGGGRMEEQRSRPPTHTC; encoded by the exons ATGGGGGGGCTGACCAGGAACCCAGCTTCCTGCTCAGTACCCAGGCatccagcccctggctcacccccacccttccagcccccactcctctCAGGAACCCCGGGGGGATCTGGCCCTTCTCCCAAAGGCCAGCTATCCCTCCGATCAGTTTCTCCCCTCCAGGGGATGGAGACCGAGCCTGAAAGATCCCAGGAAGAAGAGGATGGTGAGCAG GGACATCACCAAGATGAGCACAGTTGGCCTTCTGTGAACACCACCAGTCGGCCTTGGCGATCTgctcctccttccccccctcctccAGGGACCCACCATACAG tcCTGGGGCCCCGCTCCGCCTCCCTGCTCTCCCTGCAGACAGAGCTCCTTTTGGATCTGGTGGCTGAGGCCCAGTCCCGCCGCCTAGAGGAACAAAGGGCCACCTTCCAAGCCCCCCAGAACCCCCCAAGCATAGCCCGAGCCCCACCTCGGCCTCTTGAGGACAGAGAACAGCTCTACAGCACCATCCTCAGTCACCAG TGCCAGCGGATGGAAGCCCAGAGGTCAgagcctcccctgcccccaggggGGCAGGAGCTCCTGGAGTTGCTGCTGAGAGTTCAAGGTGGTGGTCGGATGGAAGAGCAAAGGTccaggccccccacacacacctgctga
- the GPSM3 gene encoding G-protein-signaling modulator 3 isoform X4 has translation MRGCRRVEWVSPLQGMETEPERSQEEEDGEQGHHQDEHSWPSVNTTSRPWRSAPPSPPPPGTHHTVLGPRSASLLSLQTELLLDLVAEAQSRRLEEQRATFQAPQNPPSIARAPPRPLEDREQLYSTILSHQCQRMEAQRSEPPLPPGGQELLELLLRVQGGGRMEEQRSRPPTHTC, from the exons ATGAGGGGCTGCAGGAGGGTGGAGTGGG TTTCTCCCCTCCAGGGGATGGAGACCGAGCCTGAAAGATCCCAGGAAGAAGAGGATGGTGAGCAG GGACATCACCAAGATGAGCACAGTTGGCCTTCTGTGAACACCACCAGTCGGCCTTGGCGATCTgctcctccttccccccctcctccAGGGACCCACCATACAG tcCTGGGGCCCCGCTCCGCCTCCCTGCTCTCCCTGCAGACAGAGCTCCTTTTGGATCTGGTGGCTGAGGCCCAGTCCCGCCGCCTAGAGGAACAAAGGGCCACCTTCCAAGCCCCCCAGAACCCCCCAAGCATAGCCCGAGCCCCACCTCGGCCTCTTGAGGACAGAGAACAGCTCTACAGCACCATCCTCAGTCACCAG TGCCAGCGGATGGAAGCCCAGAGGTCAgagcctcccctgcccccaggggGGCAGGAGCTCCTGGAGTTGCTGCTGAGAGTTCAAGGTGGTGGTCGGATGGAAGAGCAAAGGTccaggccccccacacacacctgctga
- the GPSM3 gene encoding G-protein-signaling modulator 3 isoform X1, with protein sequence MGGLTRNPASCSVPRHPAPGSPPPFQPPLLSGTPGGSGPSPKGQLSLRSVSPLQGMETEPERSQEEEDGEQAGTGVSLPQGHHQDEHSWPSVNTTSRPWRSAPPSPPPPGTHHTVLGPRSASLLSLQTELLLDLVAEAQSRRLEEQRATFQAPQNPPSIARAPPRPLEDREQLYSTILSHQCQRMEAQRSEPPLPPGGQELLELLLRVQGGGRMEEQRSRPPTHTC encoded by the exons ATGGGGGGGCTGACCAGGAACCCAGCTTCCTGCTCAGTACCCAGGCatccagcccctggctcacccccacccttccagcccccactcctctCAGGAACCCCGGGGGGATCTGGCCCTTCTCCCAAAGGCCAGCTATCCCTCCGATCAGTTTCTCCCCTCCAGGGGATGGAGACCGAGCCTGAAAGATCCCAGGAAGAAGAGGATGGTGAGCAG GCTGGAACTGGTGTTTCTTTGCCTCAGGGACATCACCAAGATGAGCACAGTTGGCCTTCTGTGAACACCACCAGTCGGCCTTGGCGATCTgctcctccttccccccctcctccAGGGACCCACCATACAG tcCTGGGGCCCCGCTCCGCCTCCCTGCTCTCCCTGCAGACAGAGCTCCTTTTGGATCTGGTGGCTGAGGCCCAGTCCCGCCGCCTAGAGGAACAAAGGGCCACCTTCCAAGCCCCCCAGAACCCCCCAAGCATAGCCCGAGCCCCACCTCGGCCTCTTGAGGACAGAGAACAGCTCTACAGCACCATCCTCAGTCACCAG TGCCAGCGGATGGAAGCCCAGAGGTCAgagcctcccctgcccccaggggGGCAGGAGCTCCTGGAGTTGCTGCTGAGAGTTCAAGGTGGTGGTCGGATGGAAGAGCAAAGGTccaggccccccacacacacctgctga
- the RNF5 gene encoding E3 ubiquitin-protein ligase RNF5: protein MVPEQGPGRANPPTPAVWANPFFRTPCDRQTLRPIGIRNLRSLPNERGPGAVSLLLRRVSVCLRGLRGTRGETEPAMAAAEEEDGGPEGPNRERGGAGATFECNICLETAREAVVSVCGHLYCWPCLHQWLETRPERQECPVCKAGISREKVVPLYGRGSQKPQDPRLKTPPRPQGQRPAPESRGGFQPFGDTGGFHFSFGVGAFPFGFFTTVFNTHEPFRRGPGVDLGQGHPASSWQDSLFLFLAIFFFFWLLSI from the exons ATGGTCCCCGAGCAAGGGCCGGGCCGCGCCAACCCTCCCACCCCCGCCGTCTGGGCCAATCCTTTCTTTCGAACCCCGTGTGATCGACAGACTCTTCGACCAATAGGAATCAGAAATCTCCGAAGCCTGCCCAACGAGCGCGGGCCGGGGGCGGTCTCTCTGTTGTTGaggcgtgtgtctgtgtgtttgaggGGATTGAGGGGTACGCGGGGCGAAACCGAACCGGCCATGGCAGCTGCGGAGGAGGAGGACGGGGGCCCCGAAGGGCCAAACCGtgagcggggcggggcgggcgccaCCTTCGAATGTAATATATGTCTGGAGACCGCTCGGGAAGCCGTGGTCAGTGTGTGTGGCCACCTCTACTG TTGGCCCTGTCTTCATCAG tggCTGGAGACACGGCCAGAGCGACAAGAGTGTCCAGTGTGTAAAGCTGGGATCAGCAGAGAAAAGGTTGTTCCCCTTTATGGCCGAGGGAGTCAGAAGCCACAGGACCCTAG ATTAAAAACACCACCCCGCCCCCAGGGCCAGCGACCAGCTCCCGAGAGCAGAGGG GGGTTCCAGCCATTTGGTGATACCGGGGGCTTTCACTTCTCATTTGGTGTTGGTGCTTTTCCCTTTGGCTTTTTCACCACTGTCTTCAATACTCATGAGCCATTTCGTCGGGGTCCAG GTGTGGATCTGGGACAGGGTCACCCGGCCTCCAGCTGGCAGGACTCCCTCTTCCTATTTCTtgccatcttcttctttttctggctgcTCAGTATTTGA
- the GPSM3 gene encoding G-protein-signaling modulator 3 isoform X5, giving the protein METEPERSQEEEDGEQAGTGVSLPQGHHQDEHSWPSVNTTSRPWRSAPPSPPPPGTHHTVLGPRSASLLSLQTELLLDLVAEAQSRRLEEQRATFQAPQNPPSIARAPPRPLEDREQLYSTILSHQCQRMEAQRSEPPLPPGGQELLELLLRVQGGGRMEEQRSRPPTHTC; this is encoded by the exons ATGGAGACCGAGCCTGAAAGATCCCAGGAAGAAGAGGATGGTGAGCAG GCTGGAACTGGTGTTTCTTTGCCTCAGGGACATCACCAAGATGAGCACAGTTGGCCTTCTGTGAACACCACCAGTCGGCCTTGGCGATCTgctcctccttccccccctcctccAGGGACCCACCATACAG tcCTGGGGCCCCGCTCCGCCTCCCTGCTCTCCCTGCAGACAGAGCTCCTTTTGGATCTGGTGGCTGAGGCCCAGTCCCGCCGCCTAGAGGAACAAAGGGCCACCTTCCAAGCCCCCCAGAACCCCCCAAGCATAGCCCGAGCCCCACCTCGGCCTCTTGAGGACAGAGAACAGCTCTACAGCACCATCCTCAGTCACCAG TGCCAGCGGATGGAAGCCCAGAGGTCAgagcctcccctgcccccaggggGGCAGGAGCTCCTGGAGTTGCTGCTGAGAGTTCAAGGTGGTGGTCGGATGGAAGAGCAAAGGTccaggccccccacacacacctgctga
- the GPSM3 gene encoding G-protein-signaling modulator 3 isoform X3 produces MRGCRRVEWVSPLQGMETEPERSQEEEDGEQAGTGVSLPQGHHQDEHSWPSVNTTSRPWRSAPPSPPPPGTHHTVLGPRSASLLSLQTELLLDLVAEAQSRRLEEQRATFQAPQNPPSIARAPPRPLEDREQLYSTILSHQCQRMEAQRSEPPLPPGGQELLELLLRVQGGGRMEEQRSRPPTHTC; encoded by the exons ATGAGGGGCTGCAGGAGGGTGGAGTGGG TTTCTCCCCTCCAGGGGATGGAGACCGAGCCTGAAAGATCCCAGGAAGAAGAGGATGGTGAGCAG GCTGGAACTGGTGTTTCTTTGCCTCAGGGACATCACCAAGATGAGCACAGTTGGCCTTCTGTGAACACCACCAGTCGGCCTTGGCGATCTgctcctccttccccccctcctccAGGGACCCACCATACAG tcCTGGGGCCCCGCTCCGCCTCCCTGCTCTCCCTGCAGACAGAGCTCCTTTTGGATCTGGTGGCTGAGGCCCAGTCCCGCCGCCTAGAGGAACAAAGGGCCACCTTCCAAGCCCCCCAGAACCCCCCAAGCATAGCCCGAGCCCCACCTCGGCCTCTTGAGGACAGAGAACAGCTCTACAGCACCATCCTCAGTCACCAG TGCCAGCGGATGGAAGCCCAGAGGTCAgagcctcccctgcccccaggggGGCAGGAGCTCCTGGAGTTGCTGCTGAGAGTTCAAGGTGGTGGTCGGATGGAAGAGCAAAGGTccaggccccccacacacacctgctga